The following is a genomic window from Caldicellulosiruptor danielii.
TCAACCTCAAATGTGTATTTTTTCTGAGGAATCATGCTCATGCTCTTTTCTGTAATTATAGGTCTTTTGATTATTTCCTCTGGCAACATATTACGCGTACACCTCCTCAACTTTCTTCACAGCATCCTGGAGGATGACAAATTTGTCATATTTGAGTATGTCAAATACATTTAAGTTTCCAACCTGCAAAGTTTTTACCTCTGGAATATTCCTTGTTGACTTTTGCAAATAATCATTCTTTTCAGGAATGACAATTAGCGCTTTTTGGTTTTCAAGTCCCAAATTCTTCAAAACTCTTAAAACCTCTTTTGTCTTGTACTGGTCCATATCCCACCTGTCAAGCACAATAAGATTGTTTTCTTTTACCTTTGACGACAGCGCACACTTGAGAGCAAGTCTTTTTACCTTCTTTGGCAAGTCTATTGAAAAATCTCTTGGCTTTTTAGCAAATACAACGCCACCTTTTCTCCATGTTGGAGCTCTGATGGATCCTTGTCTTGCCCTACCCGTTCCTTTTTGTCTCCAAGGTTTTCTTCCACCACCGCGAACCTCAGCTCTTGTCTTTGCAGCAAATGTTCCTTGACGCCTGTTTGCTAAGTGTGCAACAACAGCTTGGTGCAGAACATGAGTATTTATCGGCACGTTGAAAATTGAGTCATTAAGCTCAATCTCACCAATTTGCTGTCCTTCTATATTGTAAACCGGCACCTTTGCCATTCTGTTTCCTCCTTCCTAAAACTTAAAGCTTATTTGCTTTTGACAGAATCTCTGATGATTAAAAGCGAATTCTTGTTTCCCGGAACGCTTCCCTTAATAAGCAGCAGGTTTCTCTCTGGGTCAACCTTCACAACCTGCAAGTTCAAAACTGTAACCCTTTCACCGCCCATTCTTCCAGGCATTTTCTTGCCAGGGAATGTTCTTGCAGGGAATGTGTTTGAACCCATTGAACCAACTCTTCTGTGATACATGGAACCATGGCTCATAGGACCTCTTTGCTGACCATGTCTTTTGATAACACCCTGGAACCCTTTTGCCTTTGAAATACCTGTAACATCTACTCTTTCGCCCGGCTGGAAAATATCCACCCTTATTTCTTGCCCAACCTCATACTTGTCCGCATCTTTAAGTCTCAGCTCTCTTAAAAATCTTTTTGGTTTTACTCCATGTTTTGCAAAATGACCTCTCAATGGTTTATTGAGCTTGCTCTCTTTTATATCCTCAAAACCAACTTGAATTGCTGAATAACCGTCCTTTTCAACAGTTTTCTTCTGAACAACGACACATGGTCCTGCCTCAATCACAGTAACAGGTATTGCTCTTCCTGCTTCGTCAAATACCTGGGTCATACCTATTTTCTTGCCAAGTATCCCTTTTGTCATTTACATTTACACCTCCTTCAGCTTAATCTCGATATCTACACCTGCTGGAAGTTCAACACGCATTAGTGCATCTACAGTTTTTTGTGTGGGCTTGATTATGTCAATAAGTCTTTTGTGAGTTTTGATTTCAAACTGTTCACGTGAATCTTTGTACTTATGCGGAGCTCTGATGATTGTAATTACCTCTCTGTCTGTCGGCAGCGGAACTGGACCTGATACCTCTGCCCCTGTGTTTTTAGCTGTTTCAACTATCTTTTTTGCTGACTGCTCTAAAAGTTTGTAATCAAATGATTTCAACTTAATTCGCATTCTCTGTGCTTTTGACATACATTCCCCTCCTCTAAAATAATGTGATTCTAAGATCTTTCAAGCTATTTGCGACAGGGGAACTTTGCAACTTAGCCGTGTGTGTCCACAACCTTTATATAAAAATACCCGGAGTTTTTCCTTTTCGGGCATAAAAACACCGGGCATGAAATATTCCTTCACACCTTCCCCGTGTCGCCCGTCTCAAAGGACAAGACATACTCAGCAAAAATTCCCTGCAAAGTGGCTTTGCACCCTGCAGCAACCTTTTGCCTCATCGCAGTATATGAACATTGTTTTCACCCACACAACGACTTTATAATTTTATAATAAAAAAAGGCGGTTTGCAAGAGAAATTTTAATAAGTTGCCCCGCCTTCTTGATAGATTTTTTTAATTAGCTCAACATCAACTTCATCAGCCTTTACAAAATGATTTGGTTCAGCACCACAGTATGGACACGGGGAATTCAAATCTACAATCTCATAACCACAAATACCACACACATATTTTTCTTGCATTTTTAATTTCCCTCCTCAGTATATTGTACTTCTTTTGTTATTTATTTAATACCCACAAATCAAAACTTTCTATCAAGATAATCTTTTAACAATTTTATGTGTTTCTCCTCATCTAAAATTATTCTTTCCAATAGCTTTTTGATGAACCTGTCATCTATCATTTCAATGTGCCTCCTGTAATTCTTAATAGCCTCTTTCTCAGATTGGATATCAATTTTTATCATATCTTTCAAATCTTTATCGTAGTTTACAAAGTATCCATTCCAGTACTGGCCATAGGTTGTGTAAGAACCTCTGTACTTTGGCAAGGCACCGAGCAGATAAATTGTGGTACCCAGAAGGTCCAAGTGTTTCATCTCAACCTGGGCAATGCCAATTATGAGGTCTGCAAAATCTCTGTGTTTCACGTCGCTAATAAAATGCTGATACGAATATAGAGCGATTGCGGTGAACTCACTTGCGTATCCTGCATAATCATCAAGCAGAATCTCTGCATAGTGTCTATTGGGCTCTTCTACTTTTGGTTCAGGATAAGGTGCGTCATATGCAAATTTAGTCCAATCCATTTTAAATTTGTTACCTCCTACTCTCAATACTTTTTGTTTTATTACATTATATTGCCGAGAAAAGTTTTTGGTACCTGTGTAAAAAAACTCTTCAAAAATATTCACATAAAACTATGCGCAATTTTAAAAAAATTCAGTAGGGATTTTTTTTAATGTTGATGTATAATCAAATATATCAAAGATATTTGCTGTCAAGGGTGGTTGAACTGCTCTATGAAAATCAGTGTGGGAAACCTTCTTTCGGCTATTTCGCACCTCATAGATATAGCTCAAGGAAGAAAAGAACATGCACCAAAGGTAACATATATCTCTCTCCAAATAGCTAAACTTTTGAAGCTTGACGAAACAAGGATAAAAAAGATATACTATGCAGCATTCTTTCATGATATAGGAATAACAGTTGCAGACAAAAAATTTTTTACATACCATATTGACCTTAGTCTTGCAAAAAAACACTGTTTGCTTGGCTATGAATTCTTGCAAAAACTGCCTTTAGATAGAGATATTGCGGAGTTTGTAAAATACCATCATGAGTTTTACAATGGTTCTGGTGCATTTGGGTACGACTATGCAGCCACACCATTTGTTTCGCAGATTATAAATCTTGCTGACCAGATTGACATCACTCTGGATTTTTCAGTTCCATATTATCTACAGGCTGACGATATAAGAGAGTGGGTTTTGAAAAAGAAAGGCATTCTCTTTAATCCTGTAATTGTTGAAGCATTTTTAGAACTTGCACAAAAAGATAGATTCTGGTTAGACCTTTATAATCCTCATTTAAGGCAAATTGTCATGGCTTTATCACCTGAAGATGAGGTTTACTTTGACATAGAGCAGATGCTCAAGTTTTCTGAAGCAATATCTTTACTTATTGACAACAAAAGTCCTTTTACCCACGTTCACTCCCAGCAGCTTTCACAAACGGTTTATACAATTGCTAAAATTATGATGTTGGATAGCGAGATGACAAACAAACTTAAAATCGCAGGATATCTTCATGATATTGGCAAAATGGTTGTGCCAAACGAAATACTCAACAAAGAAGGAAGGCTTACAAAGGAGGAATTTTTTATTATAAAATCTCACCCATATTACACGAAACTGATTCTTTCTCAAATTCCTGCCTTCAAAGACGACATTGCTAACTGGGCAGGAAATCACCATGAGAGAATAGACAGAAGTGGGTATCCCGAAAAACTTGGAAAAGATGAGCTCTCGCTTTTAGACAGAATTGTAGCCATTTGTGATGTATATCAGGCTTTAATAGAGGATAGACCTTATCGTAAAGGGCTCTATCAAACACAAGCATTGGGTATTATCTCCGACATGGTCAAAAATGGCTTATTTTTAGAAGAAGAATTTTTGCTTTTGAAAAGAGCAGTAAGCTAAAAGGCTTTACTGCTCTTTATAAATTTTCCCTCTTATTTTAAAGCGTGCGCCTTTTGACATTTTGTTCTCAGCTTCTATCACAAACCCATGTTTGTCAAATATGGCTTTTGCAATTGAAAGTCCCAGCCCGCTTTCGCCCCTTTTGCCTTTATAGAATCTTTCAAAGATTTTATCTATCTCTCCTTGCAAAAATCCCTCTCCATCATCCTCAATTGTCACGTTAAACTCATCTTTTTCAGACTTTATCTCAATTGTAACCTTATTTTTTGCATATTTTATGCAATTTGAGATAATATTTGAAAAAGCTTCTTTTAATCTTATTTTATCGCACAGGACATATGTGCTTGTCTGTGGAACAAATTCAATATCCACTCCTTTAGAAAGTCCATAACCTTCATTTTCCAGAATACTCTCAAAAATAACCTCTTCAAGCACACTTTTTTCAAAACTAAAATAGTTTTCAACAGACTCAATCTTTGTAAGGTCGATAATTTGGTTTATCAAACTTTTCAATCTGTCAACATGCCAAATTATTTTTTCTGCAGCAGACTCCATCTTGCTTTTATCTAAGATTCCTTCTTTTAACATCTCTGCATATCCACGCACTGAGGTAAGAGGTGTTTTGAGTTCATGTGAGATGTTTTGTAAAAACCTTATCTGTGCTTGATTATACTCCTCAATCTTTTCGATAAGTCTGTTAAATTCAGTTGCGATCATACCAATTTCATCGTTTGAGGTTATCTCAACTTTTTTGTTAAACCTCATCTGGGAAGCCTGCTCTATTGCTTCTTTAAGGCGCAAAAGTCCCCCAATCATCCTACGAGATATAAAAATGGCAATGGTAACAGCAAACAGACAGCTAAGTCCTGCTGTTTGCAAAATGAGCAGGAAAAATCTTCTCTCAAAGTTCAAAACTCTTGCAAGGTCAGTGATAATAATTACAAAAATTCTTTTTGTTTTTCCGCCATATATTGTGAACAAACTTGGTCTTTCCCTGATGCTCCCTATCTCAAATCCATATTGAGCATCCTTGTTCTCATCAAAAAGCTTCATTATTTTAACTCTTGTCTCAACATCCAGCTCTTTATTTGAATATTCTATTGTACCATCACTACTTACAATCACAATATAGTCCTGCAAAATTTTTGATTCCAAACTTTCAAAATACGATTCAAATGGTTTCAAATTAACTGTGTTCTTGTTTTGGCTTGTAACAACAAATTCTACAAGCCTTGCAAAGCGAAGGTTATCCTCTTTCATCTGGTCAATCAAGTTTTTTTCAAACCAAGCATAAAAAAGGATAACAAAAACTATAAATATAAATAAAATTATACCCACGTACGATAAATAAATTTTAATCTTTATGCTCATCTTTTTTCTCCTCAAGTTTGTATCCTAAACCCCACATTGTCTTTATCTCAACAGGCAAGCGATATTGCAAAATCTTTTTCCTTAGCCTTTTGATAACATCGTCAACCATCCTCTCATCATAAAGCGCAGGGTCTCCCCATATTCTTTCTAATATATAACTTCTCTTTAAAACCTTGGCCGACTCTTTTAAAAGAAGTGCGAATGTTTCAAATTCTTTTGGCGAAAGTTCTATTTGCATGCCGTTATAAAAAACATTCCGCTGATTAAAGTCAACTTTTATACCAAATGTTTCTATAATATTATCCTGTTTTATTTGACCCTTATTTACCCGCCGCAAAATTTTTTTTATTCTTGCTTCAAGTTCTGAAAGAGAAAACGGCTTTGATATGTAATCGTCACTTCCAAGTTCAAGACCCAAAACTTTGTCAAGCTCTTCTCCCCTTGCAGACAGCATTATAATCGGCACATCGCTATTTTTTCTTATTCTTTTACAAATCTCATAACCATCAATGTCCGGGAGCATAATATCAAGTATAACCACGTCAGGTTCATCTTTTTCAAATGCTTCTAAAAAACTTTCGCCATTCTCAAAAGTTTTGACTGCATAACCTTTTTGGCTCAAATATTCAGATACAAGTTCTAATATGTCCTTTTCGTCATCAACAACATACACAGTGTATTCAGACATCTTATAAATCCCTTTCTTTATAAGAATTTAGACAATTTCTTTCAAATATTTGAAAAAATCCTGAAACTCTTGTATACTATTATAGTGGTTTCAAGATTTATTATAGCACAATCTTTATTTCTTTGCAGGAGGTGAAGAATCATGATAAAATTTGGCACAGATGGCTGGAGAGCTGTGATAAGCAAAGATTACACATTTGACAATGTAAAGACTGTTGCTCAGGCAATTGCTGATTATATCAAAGAAATTGACGATAAAAGACCTGTTCTGGTAGGTTATGATACAAGGTTTATGTCAGAAGAGTATGCTCGTCTTTGTGCAGGTGTTCTTGTTGCAAACGGGATAAAGACATATCTTACAAAAAAGCCAACACCAACACCAGTTGTATCGTTTACTGTCAAGAACATGAATTTAGCAGGTGCTATAATGATTACAGCAAGCCACAATCCACCTCAATGGAATGGTATAAAGTTTAAAGGTGATTATGGAGGTTCTGCACTTCCTTCAATCATTGCAGAAATAGAGAAGCATTTATATAAAAATAAAGTGAAATTTGCTGAGCCAGAAGATAGCAATCTGTTTTCTTATATAGATCCTGATAATGAGTATTTTGAACACATTGAAAAAGTTGTTGACTTTAATCTTATTGCCAAGGCAAAACCATTTGCAATAATTGATCCAATGCACGGTGCAGGAGTTGGATATGTTGCAACACTTCTTGATAAGTATAGCATCAAATATATCCAAATAAGAGATGAGAGAAACCCATACTTTGGAGGAGTCAATCCTGAACCCATTTATAAAAACCTTGGAAAATTAATTGATACTGTTGTCCAAAATAAAGCAGACATTGGGCTTGCAACAGATGGAGATGCAGATAGAGTTGGCGCTGTTGATGAAAAGGGTGAGTTTATTGACTCACACAGAATATATGCACTACTTTTACGACATTTAGTAGAAGTTAAAGGTTTGAGAGGCGGAGTTGTAAAGACATTCTCAACAACCAATATGGTACCTATTTTGGCAAACAAATATGGTTTAAAAATCTATGAAACGCCAATTGGATTTAAGTATATCTGCGAACTTTTCCTAAAAGAAGATATTCTCATTGGTGGTGAGGAAAGCGGAGGTATTGGAATCAAAAATCACATACCTGAAAGAGATGGAATCTTGTGTAGCTTACTGCTCCTTGAGATTATGGCTTATTATCAAAAACCAATCAGTCAAATACTTGATGAACTTTTTAAGGAAATTGGCTACCACTACTATGACAGGATTGACCTGCATTTGCCAAATGAGATAAAAGAGAAGACTTTGAAGATAATTTCCCAAAACACAGAGTTTGCAGGCAGAAAGATTAAAGAGATTCAAACACTGGATGGCTATAAATATATATTTGAAGATGGCTCATGGATACTCTTCAGAGCATCTGGCACAGAACCAGTTTTGAGAGTTTACACAGAACAGTTTACCAAAGAGGAAGTAAAAAGGCTTTTAGATGAGGCTGTGAAGTTTATAGAGGAATTTGAATAAAAAAGATTTAATAATTGCTTAATTAAAGTCAAACATGAAACATGTAGCACAATAAATATATCTATAATTTGTGCAAACTGTATATTGTTTTTTTTTTTTTTTTTTTTTTTTTTTTTTTTTTTTTTTTTGACTTTGTCAGTTGGAAATTTAAAAAGCTTGATAGTACTGGGATTGGAAATAAAAGGGTGGGGAATTTGTCACTACACTATTTCCTCACCCCATATTCTTCTAATGCCTCCTCTATCATCATTAAATTCTTCGGCGGCTCTATCTTCATAACCTGTAATATCTCCTTCGCTTCTTGCTCTATCTTCGCCTTCAGTAAAATCTTCCTCCCTTCTACATCTATTTGCATAAAATTCATCGAATTTATTGCTTCCTTTATTTTCTCACTACTCATATCTTTTCCTTTCTCCCTTAATTTAAATTCCAATGTCCTTTCTAACAGAAATGCCAAAAAACAAACCACAAAATGTCCTCTTATTCGCTTCTCGGTCCAATGAAAAATGGGTCTTACCTCTAATGAACTTTTCATCACTCTAAATGATTCTTCTATTTTCCATAAATCATGGTATGCTCTTAAAATCTCTTCAGCTGTCAAGTCTAATTTACTCGTTTGAATTGCATAATACCCATCAAATCTTTCATCTTCCTTTATCGCTTCTTCATTAAGTTGATACTCCTCTTTACTGTTGCTATTTACCCGTTTTAAAAACTTTTTTCCTCCTCTTTTCTCTAAAGCCCTGATTTTACTCGGCTCTCTCAGCAGCTCTTTTGCCTTCTCTATAAACCTCTCTCTATCCTGCTTGTCTTTTTTAGCTCTCTTGCTTGAATAGGTTATCACCATCTTCTCTTCTAACTTGTACTTTTTGCCATTCTCATCTTTTACATAGTTCTCATAATCTATTACCTTAAACTTAAATCCTTCTCCATATATACTTTCAAAATCTTTATTTGTTAAATATCTATAACCATCATTGTTAAAAACTTCTTCTAAAACTTCTTTACTCATGCTCTTTAGCCTTGAGGCCACAATGTAATCGTATCCTGCTTCCTTTATCATCTTAAGATTCAACTTACTGTTTATACCTTTATCTGCTACTATTACCACTTTGTCTATGCAAAATTTCTCCTTCAGCTTCTCCAAAACTTTTATAACAGTTTTGCTGTCTATAGTGTTACCAGCAAAAAGTTCATATCCAACCGGTCTTCCTTCTTTGTCTATCAACATCCCCATTACTACTTGAACTTCATTGACTTTGTTGTCCTTGCTAAATCCATATTTTCTTAGCTCATCAGCTTTTACACTCTCAAAGTAAAAAGTTGTTACATCATAAAACACAACATCTACCTGGAAATTAAACAATGTCCTGTTCTTTTGATAAAGATAAACTTCTAATTCTTCCTTTACATCTGCTAATATATCTAAACCCCTGTAAAGATGATTCAAATCAATTTCTTGCAATGGAAAACCAAAGTATTGATGTCTCTTTTCATATGTTCTTAATTTGCTCACTGGCTGCAGCAGTCTTTGAACTGTCATTAAAAAACTTACAATGTCAATGTCAAATTTAATTTTGTATCTTCTGTAGCAGTATTCTTCTAAGAATTTATCTATTCTAAAAAGTTCCCACAGTTTGCGATAGACAATATATCCATAGTTTAATATTGTTCCTTCAGAAACATTATCTTCTGTCAGTTCAATGGTGGCATTTTTATTTTTTTCTTTAGCAAATACTTCATAAAGTTTGTCTATGACATTTACAAAAGACTCATTATTTTTCAGCAGATCAAGTCTTCCGAGGTTAAGAAGGACTTTTTGTTTTATTTTGCCATTTTCTCTATAATTATGGACGATTTTAACATACTCATATCCACCAGCTTTAGTAATTTTAACAAACAATAGAGATCACCCAAGTATCTTTTTGAGATATTATACTACATAAATATCAGAAAGTCAACTAATATCAGGATATAAATGGAAATAATTTGTCCCTACATGACAAAAAATTTTTTATTTTTTTAGTCCGCAAACCCGCATAAATTAAGACTTTTACATTTTTTGGACTTCAGAAACTGACAAAGTCAAGAAACATGTAGCACAATAAATATATCTATAATTTGTGCAAACTGTATATTGTTTTTTTTTTTTTTTTTAATTAATCGTGTAAAATAATTGTACTATTTGATATTAAAGCTTAAAGTCTATATCAAAGGGAAGGAGGGAAGTTTTATGAAAAAACAACCTATTATTGTAGAGATGTTTGCAGGCTGTGACAGCAGACATTAGATCACACATATTTTTTTAGGAGGTTCGTCTATCTAACGAACCTCCTTCTTCACATAAAATTAATAATAACTATAAATTAAGGAAGTGAAAATTTAATGAATAGAATTTTAAAAGCACCAGAACTTGTAAGTTGGGAAATAACAAATCAATGCAATTTAAGATGTGATTATTGTTCAAATGATGACAATTTCTATAATTCATCTCTACCTCTTTCTACTGAGGAATGTAAAAAGATTATAGATAATTTACATAAAGCCGAAGTTTTTAGAATAAACATCGAAGGCGGAGAACCTTTTTTGAGAAATGATCTGTTAGAAATAATAGGATATTTAAATGAAAAAGGTTATATCCCTAAAATAGCAACTAATGGAACATTAATTACAAGAGAATTAGCCAAAGAACTTGCAAATTATAAAATATCAACATTACAAATAAGTTTAGATGCTCCAAATAAAGAATGCTACTCTAATATAAGAGGTTCTAAAATTTATTTTGACAAAATTTTAGAAAACATTGAATATTTAAAAGAATTTAAAATACCGATTTGCCTTTCAATGGTGTTGCTGAAGACAAATATTAATTTAGTGGAGGATTTTATAATATTTGCTAAAAAAATTAAAGTAAATAGTGTTAGATTTATAGATTTTATTCCTAATTCAGAAGAAAAAATGTTGTTAGTCCCTTCAAGTGAAGAAATTAAAAAAGCTTATATTACAATAAACAAATTTGAAAATACATCTGAGTTTAAAATCATAAAGCCATATAAGTTACTCAGCACTTTAATATTTGACCAAAAAAATGAAAAAACTATTCGAA
Proteins encoded in this region:
- the rpsJ gene encoding 30S ribosomal protein S10; the protein is MSKAQRMRIKLKSFDYKLLEQSAKKIVETAKNTGAEVSGPVPLPTDREVITIIRAPHKYKDSREQFEIKTHKRLIDIIKPTQKTVDALMRVELPAGVDIEIKLKEV
- the rplD gene encoding 50S ribosomal protein L4, which gives rise to MAKVPVYNIEGQQIGEIELNDSIFNVPINTHVLHQAVVAHLANRRQGTFAAKTRAEVRGGGRKPWRQKGTGRARQGSIRAPTWRKGGVVFAKKPRDFSIDLPKKVKRLALKCALSSKVKENNLIVLDRWDMDQYKTKEVLRVLKNLGLENQKALIVIPEKNDYLQKSTRNIPEVKTLQVGNLNVFDILKYDKFVILQDAVKKVEEVYA
- a CDS encoding response regulator transcription factor; protein product: MSEYTVYVVDDEKDILELVSEYLSQKGYAVKTFENGESFLEAFEKDEPDVVILDIMLPDIDGYEICKRIRKNSDVPIIMLSARGEELDKVLGLELGSDDYISKPFSLSELEARIKKILRRVNKGQIKQDNIIETFGIKVDFNQRNVFYNGMQIELSPKEFETFALLLKESAKVLKRSYILERIWGDPALYDERMVDDVIKRLRKKILQYRLPVEIKTMWGLGYKLEEKKDEHKD
- a CDS encoding phosphoglucomutase/phosphomannomutase family protein yields the protein MIKFGTDGWRAVISKDYTFDNVKTVAQAIADYIKEIDDKRPVLVGYDTRFMSEEYARLCAGVLVANGIKTYLTKKPTPTPVVSFTVKNMNLAGAIMITASHNPPQWNGIKFKGDYGGSALPSIIAEIEKHLYKNKVKFAEPEDSNLFSYIDPDNEYFEHIEKVVDFNLIAKAKPFAIIDPMHGAGVGYVATLLDKYSIKYIQIRDERNPYFGGVNPEPIYKNLGKLIDTVVQNKADIGLATDGDADRVGAVDEKGEFIDSHRIYALLLRHLVEVKGLRGGVVKTFSTTNMVPILANKYGLKIYETPIGFKYICELFLKEDILIGGEESGGIGIKNHIPERDGILCSLLLLEIMAYYQKPISQILDELFKEIGYHYYDRIDLHLPNEIKEKTLKIISQNTEFAGRKIKEIQTLDGYKYIFEDGSWILFRASGTEPVLRVYTEQFTKEEVKRLLDEAVKFIEEFE
- a CDS encoding ferritin-like domain-containing protein, which encodes MDWTKFAYDAPYPEPKVEEPNRHYAEILLDDYAGYASEFTAIALYSYQHFISDVKHRDFADLIIGIAQVEMKHLDLLGTTIYLLGALPKYRGSYTTYGQYWNGYFVNYDKDLKDMIKIDIQSEKEAIKNYRRHIEMIDDRFIKKLLERIILDEEKHIKLLKDYLDRKF
- a CDS encoding sensor histidine kinase, whose product is MSIKIKIYLSYVGIILFIFIVFVILFYAWFEKNLIDQMKEDNLRFARLVEFVVTSQNKNTVNLKPFESYFESLESKILQDYIVIVSSDGTIEYSNKELDVETRVKIMKLFDENKDAQYGFEIGSIRERPSLFTIYGGKTKRIFVIIITDLARVLNFERRFFLLILQTAGLSCLFAVTIAIFISRRMIGGLLRLKEAIEQASQMRFNKKVEITSNDEIGMIATEFNRLIEKIEEYNQAQIRFLQNISHELKTPLTSVRGYAEMLKEGILDKSKMESAAEKIIWHVDRLKSLINQIIDLTKIESVENYFSFEKSVLEEVIFESILENEGYGLSKGVDIEFVPQTSTYVLCDKIRLKEAFSNIISNCIKYAKNKVTIEIKSEKDEFNVTIEDDGEGFLQGEIDKIFERFYKGKRGESGLGLSIAKAIFDKHGFVIEAENKMSKGARFKIRGKIYKEQ
- a CDS encoding radical SAM protein; this translates as MNRILKAPELVSWEITNQCNLRCDYCSNDDNFYNSSLPLSTEECKKIIDNLHKAEVFRINIEGGEPFLRNDLLEIIGYLNEKGYIPKIATNGTLITRELAKELANYKISTLQISLDAPNKECYSNIRGSKIYFDKILENIEYLKEFKIPICLSMVLLKTNINLVEDFIIFAKKIKVNSVRFIDFIPNSEEKMLLVPSSEEIKKAYITINKFENTSEFKIIKPYKLLSTLIFDQKNEKTIRTLLYFDGLTGKKRLYVKRQIL
- a CDS encoding HD-GYP domain-containing protein, with the translated sequence MKISVGNLLSAISHLIDIAQGRKEHAPKVTYISLQIAKLLKLDETRIKKIYYAAFFHDIGITVADKKFFTYHIDLSLAKKHCLLGYEFLQKLPLDRDIAEFVKYHHEFYNGSGAFGYDYAATPFVSQIINLADQIDITLDFSVPYYLQADDIREWVLKKKGILFNPVIVEAFLELAQKDRFWLDLYNPHLRQIVMALSPEDEVYFDIEQMLKFSEAISLLIDNKSPFTHVHSQQLSQTVYTIAKIMMLDSEMTNKLKIAGYLHDIGKMVVPNEILNKEGRLTKEEFFIIKSHPYYTKLILSQIPAFKDDIANWAGNHHERIDRSGYPEKLGKDELSLLDRIVAICDVYQALIEDRPYRKGLYQTQALGIISDMVKNGLFLEEEFLLLKRAVS
- a CDS encoding IS1634 family transposase, whose protein sequence is MFVKITKAGGYEYVKIVHNYRENGKIKQKVLLNLGRLDLLKNNESFVNVIDKLYEVFAKEKNKNATIELTEDNVSEGTILNYGYIVYRKLWELFRIDKFLEEYCYRRYKIKFDIDIVSFLMTVQRLLQPVSKLRTYEKRHQYFGFPLQEIDLNHLYRGLDILADVKEELEVYLYQKNRTLFNFQVDVVFYDVTTFYFESVKADELRKYGFSKDNKVNEVQVVMGMLIDKEGRPVGYELFAGNTIDSKTVIKVLEKLKEKFCIDKVVIVADKGINSKLNLKMIKEAGYDYIVASRLKSMSKEVLEEVFNNDGYRYLTNKDFESIYGEGFKFKVIDYENYVKDENGKKYKLEEKMVITYSSKRAKKDKQDRERFIEKAKELLREPSKIRALEKRGGKKFLKRVNSNSKEEYQLNEEAIKEDERFDGYYAIQTSKLDLTAEEILRAYHDLWKIEESFRVMKSSLEVRPIFHWTEKRIRGHFVVCFLAFLLERTLEFKLREKGKDMSSEKIKEAINSMNFMQIDVEGRKILLKAKIEQEAKEILQVMKIEPPKNLMMIEEALEEYGVRK
- the rplC gene encoding 50S ribosomal protein L3, with the protein product MTKGILGKKIGMTQVFDEAGRAIPVTVIEAGPCVVVQKKTVEKDGYSAIQVGFEDIKESKLNKPLRGHFAKHGVKPKRFLRELRLKDADKYEVGQEIRVDIFQPGERVDVTGISKAKGFQGVIKRHGQQRGPMSHGSMYHRRVGSMGSNTFPARTFPGKKMPGRMGGERVTVLNLQVVKVDPERNLLLIKGSVPGNKNSLLIIRDSVKSK